In the Manis javanica isolate MJ-LG chromosome 12, MJ_LKY, whole genome shotgun sequence genome, gggggctccagctggcaggacagggtgtatctgcaggacagaggggcacctgtgagtccctggagccacatgtcaggggcccttctcccagagcctgccagcaGCTGGAACCCACACGTGAGTcctgcccagcctcacctctTCTGGTCATCCAGGGTCTCCACGGCCTGGAAGAAGGCTCTGAAGTGCTCCTCGGGTTGCAGGTGATGCGTCATGGCCACGTACTTGTGTATGAGCATCTCACGTAGGATGGAACTTTCCTgcggcagaggaaggacaggatgcacaCAAGGAGGGGCGTGAGGAGCGGAGCAATGGGATGGTCCCTGATCTTTGCTCCCGTGGGAACCTGCCTTCCCTCCAATGCTATctagccctgcctgttcccactgttgggtctctagctgctcctccaggaaggccatcttgatgccacccccatcccccacccgacaaagccttgagtgtcctcagctctgggtGTGTTAACCTTCTCAAGACATGTCAGACCCAGGGGTTGGGCCggacagggtcctgcccaggggcTCTGCACCCCCCCCTCACTTTCTGTGGCGGGGTGTTACAGTAGCTCAACTCCGTCTCATCCCGTCACCCTGGAAGGCACCAAGGCAGccaaagtgcatcagaaacagcccctTGCACCCAGAATGAGGCCTAaacctccccaccctttctcaagttgGAGCACTCAGACCTAGGCCAGGATCTGGGGTACCGAGGAGGAgggactggactggggagctgaggccaagcttcCCATGCAAGTCTCTCTGATGACACGGAGACTGAGGCCTCAGGCAGGAAGGCACGGGCAGCCCCCTCCTGTGCTTCCTGCCTTGAAGGAGcaacatccctccccctgggcagggcctgagggagaggccatcctgctcagaggctgcagcctgtagccctcagccccacctgccctggggctgggactggggctTAAGGGGGGCAGGGGGTCCTTCTGGCTGCCCTCTCCAaggagcccagcccctggggtggaggggagactccCAAGAGGCGGGTGGCCTGGTGCTGAGAGCTCCAGCTCACTAGGGTCTCTCTCCTCTTCAGAGCTCACCATCCTGCacaccctgtgcccctctggcctCATTCCCATCATTCTGTTCCAGGGGTTTGACTAGGACCAGGAGGCCAGCCATGAACAATCCGAAGATGGGGACCATGCTGtgccactggggtggggaggtgcccCGTCTACCTCAGGGGAGCCCATAGAGCCTCTCCTGAACCCCTCACTCGCAGCCCCTAGCtccccttggaccaccctgtgcttccTCCCACGCCCTCCCTTtgccctgctctcctctcctgtccctcccagggctggcttttggccaatcccaAGACCCGTGGTCCCTGCACCCGTCCTCCAACTTCtctctgtacccagctgctctctccctcctgttcaccccagtcctggcagttcagggctggtggcaccagcAGCAAGTACAGGGTCTCCCCCACAGCCATGACCCTGGCCAGGCCACTCTCACCTCCTGCCTATCCTCAGATTCCCGGAGGAAACGATGCTGTTGCGTCACCATGGAAGTCGCCTCCTGCAAGGTCCAGGTCACTCAGGTGtgctcatgctcccctcccacaTGGCCTCCCACAAATCAGAGCTTGGTTGGTGGATGCCTCGCCTGAGTCCTCTGGTGCtgtgctgtccccacccccagcaggctctcagctgaGGGCGATcgcagctccagcacacacttaTACTCATGGGTGTCTTTGGGCCACTGCCGGCCGTcctgagaggcttcctcacctgcagagTGTCAGGGGAGTTCCCtttgcctcccagggtgccctgaacactcactgtcacctggctatcaccaTGGCTCCCCTCACACGACCGGGTGGGATGGGCACAAAGCTGAAggccatcttgtgctccctggaccctgctcacctgggaggcccGCACCCCAGGGTGACAACCTTCCCTGaccagatgaggagcctgaggcctcagaggggcagtgatgggctcagggggccctggggaggggctgaccTTGCTCTGCcataggccccacccctgctgccagcccagtgCCAGCCCTAGCCCCAGCCCTGACAGgagcctgtcctctgggtcctcgcTGGATGTcaggcccccagtcaagtggagccagggagggagacaaacaGGACACCTTGGGGGCCAGGCGGAGCCTACTTCTCCCATCAGCTGTCCCCTCTCACCATGCACACCTCGAGTCAGCACCCAAGGCTGGGCCACAGCACGGCAGAGGGCTTGCCCCAAGGATCCCCTCCctccagacctctagcctccatttaccTTGAGGAGCCTCTTCCGGTTAAGCCACCTCTCTTTTTCAAGTCTCTTATGCATCCTGGAGCTCTTcctaaggggaggagagaggagggagacatgtggcCAACAGGTGGAGGCTTTGGGGTGTTGGACCCCTTTtccactagcctgcatgaggctttccaccaTGGCTCTTAGTCCTGGGGAATCTGAGGCCTGCAGTTCTCCTGGGGGCAGATCTGCTTTGGGACAGGTGGCTGTCCTTGGGACAGAGATCTCCTGCTGCAAAACACATGCTGAACATCTCCCATtggcttcaacccacacctgacgAAGAAACCCGATTCCTGAGGGGGAACCGCTGGCCTAACCCACGGGGGCTCTGAGGGCCCGCCATCCTGTaagcccctgtccccagggtctgccgcctcccaggagccccagccgactgaggggacactgccagacctAGGGGTGGTGTCGCTGGTCCACTAAGGTCCCCTGGTCCTAGTGACAGGACTACCTACCAGGAAACACGTCCCCAGGTGCACTGCAGACGACTGATggcagggctctgcagggccaagagaatggcatggaggtGTGCGAAATTCTCGAggtccagacactcctgggagggaagacagagctgagaacgTGGCCTGCTTCTGTCCCCctatgaactcctgtccttaaggagacaggcacccagggagcccagcacacccagtacctgttgagcagccctcctgggtggaggactgtatctcaacccaaggaaggggccagggatggctgtcccacccTCGGGGCCTGCGAGTCCAGGTCAGCACgtccctggcaggaggggcccagggaccaGGCAGGGTCAGACTGTAGGACTCCATCCTGAGAGTTGGCCAAGGAGGGGAGAAGGTCCCAACATGCCAGGATGGACCCTGGGGGCTGTTCCATGGCACACcttggccacctggatccagaactctaccactcgggccctgtcccgCGCCGTCATGCCTGGggccccgaggcaggaggagatgaccatGTTGGCTGCATCATGAAATTGTTTTATGATCTTATTGGTGGAGGCCAGGTGTTCAACGTTTCCGTTGTATGACTGGCTCCCGCAGCGGGTCATGCGGTCGtccactgccaccttggtgaaCAGTTCCTGAGGATGGCAAGGGGGTGTCATTTAGCTGTGTCCACGGTGCCCCTGGACCCAGGTGGTTACcagtcagagctggagcccaggccacTGAGGATGTGGTGTGAGCCTTATGGCAGTCCAGGCTTCGGACTCCATCCACTGAGGCACCCGGGAACGGATGCACTGGACCCCACaatggtggggaacagagggccTCACTGAGAACAGGcatcctccctcacctcctccctgcagcacaaggcagctcatGCCTGCACgacctggggcatctgcctcccattctgtcaccccgtggatcccgctacccactcaggtgcagttacCCCCAAAACAACTCCAACCAGgcctttgttgttgtctgtcaggtacatggcaggggcctctgaagtgcggaggctgtggaggcctgcCAGCCAATGGCctgaggacctaaggccctggcagcacctctcTGAGCACCCCTCTACTacactgcccctcccaccccagccaggccctgcccaccttccttcTGCTATTTctcattggtctgcaaggatccctaagtgccagccctactgtccgtgtggtcagtgaaggcttgggggtgaggagagtttCTCAGGGCATATGGTGGGAAGGTGGCAtgtgggcccagatcacaggagtgcACATCGGgacagcaggtctggggcagcgcatggcacagggaaggcccaccccaACTTCGATCCCGCTCCACTCACCGCatacatcagggtcagctgctcggcaACCAGGCGGGGGGGGAATGCCAGGAGGGTGGACTCTGGAGCTGGCTTTGCCCCTGCCAGGCCCGGTGCCATTCTGGCAGGTGCCCTGGGCCCTGTACCTGAGGGCTCATGGGGCTCAAGCTCAGGGCTCGGCAGTGGGGCTGAGGGCACTGCTGGGACGTCCTCCGGCTCTGCGGGGGCTGACGCAGGTGACACTggccgtagctccagcacaggggtctcagggagctcctgaactGGCTCTAGCCATGAAGCCggccctccctgtgtctctgga is a window encoding:
- the LOC118971795 gene encoding ral-GDS-related protein-like isoform X3; this encodes MAPGLAEPVPGPEPTSPCAAISDIPGVVSGPEVEPHEPSEPSRPSPSPRMGQARRHAWEPNDVTSVLHGSQLSSIPEGRVLHHLAQEEHLGPTVAEPEEPRQTQLAPETQGGPASWLEPVQELPETPVLELRPVSPASAPAEPEDVPAVPSAPLPSPELEPHEPSGTGPRAPARMAPGLAGAKPAPESTLLAFPPRLVAEQLTLMYAELFTKVAVDDRMTRCGSQSYNGNVEHLASTNKIIKQFHDAANMVISSCLGAPGMTARDRARVVEFWIQVAKECLDLENFAHLHAILLALQSPAISRLQCTWGRVSWKSSRMHKRLEKERWLNRKRLLKEATSMVTQQHRFLRESEDRQEESSILREMLIHKYVAMTHHLQPEEHFRAFFQAVETLDDQKRYTLSCQLEPPGQRAGRKGLLFFRSRNI
- the LOC118971795 gene encoding uncharacterized protein isoform X2, whose translation is MEVREANRGGLPARCGRWLRDHLQRLCPCCPRNPEHEEESTLHANKIHRGRAPWTGVRTAQETPVLELQPVSPASALGPGAPAGMAPGLAEPVPGPEPTSPCAAISDIPGVVSGPEVEPHEPSEPSRPSPSPRMGQARRHAWEPNDVTSVLHGSQLSSIPEGRVLHHLAQEEHLGPTVAEPEEPRQTQLAPETQGGPASWLEPVQELPETPVLELRPVSPASAPAEPEDVPAVPSAPLPSPELEPHEPSGTGPRAPARMAPGLAGAKPAPESTLLAFPPRLVAEQLTLMYAELFTKVAVDDRMTRCGSQSYNGNVEHLASTNKIIKQFHDAANMVISSCLGAPGMTARDRARVVEFWIQVAKECLDLENFAHLHAILLALQSPAISRLQCTWGRVSWKSSRMHKRLEKERWLNRKRLLKESSILREMLIHKYVAMTHHLQPEEHFRAFFQAVETLDDQKRYTLSCQLEPPGQRAGRKGLLFFRSRNI
- the LOC118971795 gene encoding uncharacterized protein isoform X1 translates to MEVREANRGGLPARCGRWLRDHLQRLCPCCPRNPEHEEESTLHANKIHRGRAPWTGVRTAQETPVLELQPVSPASALGPGAPAGMAPGLAEPVPGPEPTSPCAAISDIPGVVSGPEVEPHEPSEPSRPSPSPRMGQARRHAWEPNDVTSVLHGSQLSSIPEGRVLHHLAQEEHLGPTVAEPEEPRQTQLAPETQGGPASWLEPVQELPETPVLELRPVSPASAPAEPEDVPAVPSAPLPSPELEPHEPSGTGPRAPARMAPGLAGAKPAPESTLLAFPPRLVAEQLTLMYAELFTKVAVDDRMTRCGSQSYNGNVEHLASTNKIIKQFHDAANMVISSCLGAPGMTARDRARVVEFWIQVAKECLDLENFAHLHAILLALQSPAISRLQCTWGRVSWKSSRMHKRLEKERWLNRKRLLKEATSMVTQQHRFLRESEDRQEESSILREMLIHKYVAMTHHLQPEEHFRAFFQAVETLDDQKRYTLSCQLEPPGQRAGRKGLLFFRSRNI